The following proteins are co-located in the Desulfatibacillum aliphaticivorans DSM 15576 genome:
- a CDS encoding NAD(P)H-dependent flavin oxidoreductase, with product MKTKLTEMLGIKYPIVCGGMMRLAYPPLCAAISNAGGLGNLTAAMYKDKKDFTAAIRQVRELTDKPFMVNVTLLPSIGIDNKQYHAYFEACAEEKVTVMEIAGAPLNRFEDGVWFKLLKDAGVKIFHKVGSVRHGKHAAKAGYDGVIAAGVEEGGHPLNENVATTVLTPRMAEEVDVPVITAGGMVNGRSLAAALCLGADGILMATRFVATKECQVHEKVYQELINRQENDTVLYGNSIGLQGRALMNESIAKVLEIEARGGGLEEILPHISGIYGDDIWREGKMDTGLIPVGQSIGLIHEVLTCKELLDGMVSEAKEIMTKNLNAFD from the coding sequence ATGAAAACAAAATTGACCGAAATGCTGGGAATCAAATATCCGATCGTCTGCGGCGGCATGATGCGCCTGGCCTACCCGCCACTGTGCGCGGCCATATCCAACGCCGGAGGCCTGGGCAACCTCACGGCCGCCATGTACAAAGACAAAAAGGACTTCACGGCGGCCATCCGCCAAGTGCGGGAGTTGACGGACAAGCCCTTTATGGTGAACGTCACCCTGCTGCCGAGCATCGGCATAGACAACAAACAGTATCACGCCTATTTTGAGGCCTGCGCGGAAGAAAAAGTCACGGTCATGGAGATCGCCGGCGCCCCGTTGAATCGCTTTGAGGACGGCGTGTGGTTCAAGCTGCTGAAAGACGCCGGAGTCAAGATCTTCCACAAGGTCGGCTCGGTGCGGCACGGCAAGCACGCTGCCAAAGCAGGATATGACGGAGTCATCGCCGCCGGCGTGGAGGAAGGCGGCCACCCCCTGAACGAGAATGTGGCGACCACGGTCCTGACCCCGCGCATGGCCGAGGAGGTGGACGTCCCCGTGATTACGGCCGGTGGCATGGTGAACGGCCGAAGCCTGGCCGCCGCCCTCTGCCTGGGCGCTGACGGCATTCTCATGGCCACGCGTTTTGTCGCCACCAAAGAATGCCAGGTGCATGAGAAAGTCTATCAGGAATTGATCAACCGCCAGGAAAACGACACTGTCCTGTACGGGAACTCCATCGGGCTCCAGGGGCGGGCGCTCATGAACGAATCCATCGCCAAGGTCCTGGAAATCGAAGCCAGGGGCGGAGGGCTTGAGGAAATTCTGCCCCATATCTCGGGCATCTATGGGGACGACATCTGGCGGGAAGGCAAAATGGACACAGGCCTCATCCCGGTCGGCCAGTCCATCGGCCTGATTCACGAAGTGCTTACCTGCAAGGAGCTGCTGGACGGCATGGTTTCCGAGGCCAAGGAAATCATGACAAAAAACCTGAACGCGTTTGATTAG
- a CDS encoding adenosine deaminase family protein yields MKSIRRSIVLSVFIACLTLFYGCTDDDKITYPGALTLSDKLQHQFALYDEAQEKILDRMTARKSVKVSREEWEAWLTPEEGLALTDADMEALIQRQEAVIAQSRLEALAKTSLDLDLIRGDKDLVEQYCYQLPKGGMLHIHPGGTRNAQTIKEILEEVNPVIDGPTLLLTANDGVLTMLYDDEIAFLENLPVKAYLDFSEAEKEAIQALFLLPEDPPTHDFMRFEALFSISDILDSDPDKVDWVEEKTYLDFLERAAAQNVSYVEFTSVMWPDADTFDQLEVWADDWLARTGVTVRWNSAFVRTLPYNTNTAWAQAFIDLVEVHPCDVLVGIDLLANETNTPALDTGQNIYIPVLEAVLKGRISMHRTMHAGELGLVHNVRDAMILGAERVGHGVLMDQDPLTLEYARLVRRLPVEINLYSNYRLRVITDWAEHPFLDYLRLGLPISLSTDDEGMFITDICNECMVAVQNSDITHEEMRRMSFNALETAFAKEDVKQALIEELEDDFLDFEADWASIAAPAKGGFLDDQDAPLNAAAMAYEVNAMNEAGFQAAQ; encoded by the coding sequence ATGAAATCGATCCGCAGGTCCATCGTTCTTTCTGTATTTATTGCCTGTTTAACCCTTTTTTACGGATGCACCGACGATGATAAAATCACGTATCCCGGCGCCCTCACCCTGTCCGACAAGCTGCAGCATCAATTTGCGCTCTATGATGAGGCGCAGGAGAAAATCCTTGACAGGATGACGGCGCGGAAAAGCGTGAAGGTTTCCAGGGAGGAATGGGAGGCCTGGCTGACTCCGGAAGAGGGCCTCGCCCTGACGGATGCCGACATGGAGGCGCTTATCCAGCGTCAGGAGGCCGTCATCGCGCAAAGCCGGCTGGAGGCCCTGGCGAAAACAAGCCTGGATCTTGACCTGATTCGCGGCGACAAGGACCTTGTGGAGCAATATTGCTATCAATTGCCCAAGGGCGGCATGCTCCACATTCATCCCGGAGGAACGCGAAACGCCCAAACGATCAAGGAAATATTGGAAGAGGTGAACCCGGTCATCGACGGCCCGACGCTTTTACTGACAGCCAATGACGGCGTTCTGACCATGCTCTATGATGATGAAATAGCCTTTTTGGAAAACCTTCCGGTCAAAGCCTATCTGGATTTTTCCGAGGCTGAAAAGGAAGCCATCCAGGCCCTGTTCCTTTTGCCGGAAGATCCCCCCACCCATGACTTCATGCGTTTTGAAGCGCTCTTTTCCATCAGCGATATTTTGGATTCCGACCCCGATAAGGTGGATTGGGTGGAGGAAAAAACCTACCTGGATTTCCTGGAGCGGGCCGCAGCCCAGAACGTCTCTTATGTGGAGTTCACCAGCGTCATGTGGCCTGACGCGGATACTTTCGACCAGTTGGAAGTCTGGGCGGATGACTGGCTGGCCCGGACAGGCGTTACCGTGCGTTGGAACTCCGCCTTTGTGCGCACCTTGCCCTATAACACCAACACCGCCTGGGCCCAGGCTTTTATCGACCTTGTGGAAGTCCATCCGTGCGACGTTCTTGTGGGCATCGACCTGTTGGCCAACGAAACCAACACGCCGGCTCTGGACACAGGCCAGAACATCTACATACCCGTTCTGGAAGCCGTCCTGAAAGGGCGCATCAGCATGCACCGCACCATGCACGCTGGAGAACTGGGCCTGGTGCATAATGTACGGGACGCCATGATCCTGGGCGCGGAACGGGTGGGGCACGGCGTGCTCATGGATCAGGATCCCCTGACCCTGGAATATGCAAGGCTGGTGCGCCGCCTTCCGGTGGAGATAAACCTCTACAGCAACTACCGCCTTCGGGTCATTACCGATTGGGCGGAGCATCCCTTCCTGGACTATCTGCGCCTGGGCCTGCCCATCTCCCTGTCCACGGACGACGAAGGCATGTTCATCACCGACATATGCAACGAATGCATGGTGGCCGTCCAAAACTCGGACATCACCCATGAAGAAATGAGGCGAATGTCCTTCAACGCCCTGGAAACCGCCTTTGCCAAGGAGGATGTCAAACAAGCGCTGATTGAGGAGCTTGAGGACGACTTTCTGGACTTTGAGGCGGATTGGGCCAGCATCGCCGCGCCGGCCAAAGGCGGCTTTTTGGACGATCAGGACGCTCCATTAAACGCCGCCGCCATGGCCTATGAGGTGAATGCAATGAATGAAGCGGGTTTTCAGGCGGCGCAATAG
- a CDS encoding HEAT repeat domain-containing protein — protein sequence MARKQDPVEIRLKILREERREGDPDEIRKKVREALKDKHQLVVALAAKFCEEYLFEDLEPDLIKAYNRFLANPVKKDPNCRAKEAIVRALAAINCQDVVFFIEGLKYRQLEPIWNDFTDTAVDVRVSCAMGLASASYPRALVELAALLNDPEDQARIGAVRAIAITQPLGAEALLRFKALLGDPNPDVASEALAGLLQLAPQDSKEFVHGFFQDDMDLVLRESLALSLGESKTDEALEILQELWENEPYKREQDLVLLRGAVLHRSEKAFDWLIDVISEGDRNIALFIIEELSIYSANEQLAAKIQSALAQFDDEELTSRFVQLWQ from the coding sequence ATGGCGCGCAAGCAGGATCCGGTTGAAATCCGATTGAAAATTTTGAGGGAGGAGCGCCGGGAGGGCGATCCCGACGAAATCCGCAAGAAGGTGCGGGAGGCGCTTAAAGACAAGCATCAATTAGTCGTCGCCCTGGCGGCAAAGTTCTGCGAAGAATACCTGTTTGAGGACCTGGAACCCGATCTCATCAAGGCCTATAATAGATTTTTGGCTAATCCCGTCAAGAAGGACCCCAATTGCCGGGCCAAGGAAGCCATTGTACGGGCCTTGGCGGCGATCAACTGTCAGGATGTCGTTTTTTTCATTGAAGGACTGAAATACCGCCAGCTTGAGCCTATATGGAATGATTTTACGGATACCGCCGTGGACGTCCGCGTGAGTTGCGCCATGGGATTGGCCAGCGCCTCCTATCCCAGGGCTCTTGTGGAGTTGGCGGCGCTTTTGAACGATCCCGAGGATCAGGCCAGAATAGGCGCGGTGCGCGCCATAGCAATCACCCAGCCTTTAGGAGCCGAAGCCCTGCTGCGATTCAAGGCCCTGTTGGGGGACCCCAACCCCGACGTCGCCAGCGAAGCCCTGGCCGGGCTGCTGCAGCTTGCTCCCCAGGATTCCAAGGAATTCGTCCACGGCTTTTTTCAGGACGACATGGACCTTGTGTTGCGAGAATCCCTGGCCTTGTCTTTGGGAGAATCCAAGACCGACGAAGCTCTGGAAATATTGCAGGAGCTTTGGGAGAATGAGCCTTACAAAAGGGAGCAGGATTTGGTTTTGCTGCGAGGCGCCGTATTGCATCGCAGCGAAAAAGCCTTTGACTGGCTGATTGACGTCATTTCCGAAGGCGACAGGAATATTGCGCTATTCATCATTGAGGAGCTTTCGATTTACAGCGCCAACGAGCAGCTCGCCGCCAAAATTCAATCCGCCCTCGCCCAATTCGACGACGAGGAATTGACCTCCCGCTTCGTTCAACTCTGGCAATGA
- a CDS encoding type II toxin-antitoxin system RelB/DinJ family antitoxin, which produces MEKIVQAPGKQTKDALVQARVDKDVKEAAAAVLAAIGLTPSAVIRMLMNRIAYEKALPFEPLIPNQETIEAMEAARRGDLTKVDSVEDLLGSLNEDD; this is translated from the coding sequence ATGGAAAAAATAGTTCAAGCCCCTGGAAAACAGACCAAGGACGCCCTGGTTCAGGCAAGGGTGGACAAGGATGTGAAGGAGGCCGCCGCCGCCGTCCTGGCTGCTATCGGCCTGACTCCCTCCGCCGTCATACGCATGCTGATGAACCGCATCGCCTATGAAAAGGCATTGCCTTTTGAGCCCCTCATCCCCAATCAAGAAACCATTGAGGCCATGGAAGCCGCCCGGCGCGGCGATCTGACGAAGGTTGACTCCGTTGAAGATCTCCTGGGGTCATTGAATGAGGACGATTAA
- a CDS encoding FAD-dependent oxidoreductase — protein sequence MKNVYKLSGIDKGHRIESRVLEEQIQQAVASGERNLEIDAAGQHGLGGRLWSAGDEPVNITITGSPGQRLGSMGFPNTRITVKGPASDDTGWLNAGAEIAVLGHATNGTANAMAQGKVFIGGNIGSRGMTMTKANPRFAPPELWVLGSVGDYFAEFMAGGVAVVCGYDPQNPENVLGYRPCVGMVRGQVFVRGPFKGFSQADASLVPIDEETQDWLFTNLKNFLERIEKPELYDKLARIEDWQLIVAKTPMQKSATPRMSMKDFAKNVWESELGAGGLVGDLVKVERDPIPVVATGEFRRFVPVWEDQVYASPCQSSCPSGIPVQQRWAMIREGRVDEAVDMALNFTPFPATVCGYLCPNLCMQACTRNLSGMAPIDVKVLGKASINASLPELPPLSGKKVAVIGGGVAGISAAWQLRMAGHEAVIYDMEKKLGGKMSSVIPNTRIPKEVIDKELERMAEALPHVQLEKKLDQADVAKLREEHEFVVVAAGAGKPKMPPLPGIENAATAMDFLGKAKAGDVKPGKSVVIIGAGNVGCDVATEAHRLGATEITLIDVQKPASFGEERKAAEEAGATFLWPVFTKEITGKGVALTNGDFLDADTVVVAIGDAPDTAFLPETVKTVRGFVEVDENFQTTDSKFFAIGDIVMPGLLTDAIGAGRRAAMAITAILEGKRPEALEKPQIDKTRVSMGYFNPRVREFEEVNTCAMDCSSCGTCRDCGICEAICPQAAITRVEEPGKRFEMVVDPEKCIGCGFCAGACPCGIWTLVENDPMG from the coding sequence ATGAAAAACGTATACAAACTTTCGGGAATCGACAAGGGGCATCGCATCGAGTCCCGAGTCCTGGAAGAGCAGATACAACAAGCCGTGGCTTCCGGTGAAAGGAACCTGGAAATCGACGCCGCAGGCCAACACGGCCTGGGCGGCAGACTGTGGAGCGCCGGCGATGAACCCGTTAACATCACCATAACCGGGTCCCCGGGACAACGCCTGGGCTCCATGGGATTCCCCAATACCCGCATCACCGTCAAAGGCCCGGCCTCAGACGATACGGGCTGGCTGAACGCCGGCGCCGAAATCGCCGTTCTTGGACACGCCACCAACGGAACCGCCAACGCCATGGCCCAGGGCAAGGTGTTTATCGGCGGCAACATCGGCTCCCGCGGCATGACCATGACCAAGGCCAATCCCCGCTTTGCCCCGCCCGAATTGTGGGTGCTTGGCTCCGTGGGCGACTATTTTGCGGAATTCATGGCCGGCGGCGTAGCCGTGGTTTGCGGTTACGACCCCCAAAATCCCGAAAACGTGCTGGGATACCGCCCCTGCGTGGGCATGGTGCGCGGCCAGGTTTTCGTGCGCGGGCCTTTCAAGGGATTCTCCCAGGCCGACGCCAGCCTCGTCCCTATTGACGAGGAAACCCAGGACTGGCTCTTCACCAACCTCAAAAACTTCCTGGAAAGAATCGAAAAACCCGAGCTTTACGACAAACTGGCCAGGATCGAAGACTGGCAGCTTATCGTGGCCAAAACGCCCATGCAAAAATCCGCGACTCCCCGCATGTCCATGAAGGATTTCGCGAAAAACGTATGGGAAAGCGAACTGGGCGCAGGCGGCCTGGTGGGCGACCTGGTCAAGGTGGAGCGGGACCCCATTCCCGTGGTCGCAACCGGCGAATTCCGCCGTTTCGTGCCTGTGTGGGAAGATCAGGTGTACGCATCTCCCTGCCAATCCTCCTGTCCTTCGGGCATTCCGGTTCAGCAGCGCTGGGCCATGATCCGTGAGGGCAGAGTGGACGAAGCCGTGGATATGGCGCTCAACTTCACGCCCTTCCCGGCCACGGTTTGCGGCTATTTGTGCCCCAACCTGTGCATGCAGGCTTGTACGCGCAACCTGTCCGGCATGGCGCCCATTGACGTCAAGGTCCTGGGCAAAGCCAGCATCAACGCCAGCCTGCCCGAGCTTCCGCCCCTTTCCGGCAAGAAAGTGGCCGTTATCGGCGGCGGCGTGGCCGGCATCTCCGCGGCATGGCAGCTTCGCATGGCCGGACACGAAGCCGTCATCTACGACATGGAAAAGAAACTGGGCGGCAAAATGTCCTCGGTCATTCCCAACACCAGAATTCCCAAGGAAGTGATCGACAAGGAACTGGAGCGCATGGCCGAAGCCCTGCCCCACGTCCAGCTTGAAAAGAAACTGGATCAGGCCGACGTGGCCAAACTCCGGGAAGAGCACGAGTTTGTGGTCGTGGCCGCGGGCGCGGGCAAGCCCAAAATGCCGCCTCTGCCCGGCATCGAAAACGCCGCAACCGCCATGGACTTCCTGGGCAAGGCCAAGGCCGGCGACGTCAAGCCCGGCAAGAGCGTGGTGATTATCGGCGCCGGCAACGTGGGCTGCGACGTGGCTACCGAAGCCCATCGCCTGGGCGCAACGGAAATCACGCTTATCGACGTGCAAAAGCCCGCCTCTTTCGGCGAGGAAAGAAAAGCCGCCGAAGAAGCAGGCGCAACCTTCCTGTGGCCGGTATTCACCAAGGAAATCACCGGCAAGGGCGTGGCCCTGACCAACGGCGACTTCCTGGACGCCGACACCGTCGTGGTCGCCATCGGCGACGCCCCGGACACGGCATTTCTGCCCGAAACCGTCAAGACCGTGCGCGGCTTCGTGGAAGTGGACGAAAACTTCCAGACCACGGATTCCAAATTCTTCGCCATCGGCGATATTGTCATGCCCGGACTCCTCACCGACGCCATCGGCGCCGGACGCAGGGCCGCCATGGCCATCACCGCCATCCTGGAAGGCAAAAGGCCCGAGGCCCTGGAAAAGCCCCAGATCGACAAAACCCGCGTGAGCATGGGCTACTTCAATCCCCGCGTCAGGGAATTCGAGGAAGTCAACACCTGCGCCATGGATTGCTCCTCCTGCGGAACATGCCGCGACTGCGGCATCTGCGAGGCCATCTGTCCCCAGGCCGCCATCACCCGCGTGGAAGAGCCCGGCAAGCGCTTTGAGATGGTGGTGGACCCGGAAAAATGCATCGGCTGCGGATTCTGCGCCGGCGCCTGCCCCTGCGGCATCTGGACCCTGGTGGAAAACGATCCCATGGGCTAA
- a CDS encoding glutamate synthase-related protein, with the protein MQADTIITPSTLCVKDLPWQIAWDKDKCTLCGRCAAACPMLALELAVYRKRVIQPPIGLEKTPENTFESFYGVRQKTNPDNACVGCGMCNLVCPNDAIMPMHSDEADKLRFHNNKGGVPRRRGGRRNDPEGVLDRIKFTRISMLTDPALDAGRHDFQLSTLLGRVLPPEENLKLQRENGWIPPVREIYPLIIGGMSFGALSPTMWEGLQMGVTYLNEEVGMPVVISTGEGGCPPRLLRSRFLKYVILQIASGYFGWDEIIHALPEMKVDPCAVEIKYGQGAKPGDGGLLMWHKVNKLIAAIRGVPQGVSLPSPPTHQTKYSIEEAVAKMIQSMSMAWGFRVPVYPKISATSTSGAVLNNLARNSIAAGLAIDGEDGGTGAAYNVSMDHMGHPIASNIRDCYLNLVKIGKQNELPLFAGGGVGKRGNLAANAAALIMLGASGVQTGKYVMQAAAGCLGSETDRCNICNIGRCPKGITSQDPRLYRRLDPEQVAQRLVDMYLSFDTELKKIVAPLGRSTSLPIGMSDALGINDYNIAQRLSIDYVV; encoded by the coding sequence ATGCAGGCAGACACAATCATTACCCCAAGCACTCTGTGCGTAAAAGACTTACCATGGCAGATTGCATGGGATAAGGATAAGTGCACCCTCTGCGGCCGGTGCGCCGCCGCCTGCCCCATGCTGGCCCTGGAACTGGCCGTTTACCGGAAACGGGTCATCCAGCCCCCCATCGGTCTGGAAAAAACCCCGGAAAACACCTTTGAATCCTTTTACGGCGTACGCCAAAAGACCAATCCCGACAACGCATGCGTGGGATGCGGCATGTGCAACCTGGTTTGCCCCAACGACGCCATCATGCCCATGCATTCGGACGAAGCGGACAAGCTGCGCTTCCATAATAACAAGGGCGGAGTTCCCCGCCGCAGGGGCGGCCGCAGGAACGATCCGGAAGGGGTTCTGGACAGAATCAAGTTCACCAGAATTTCCATGCTCACGGACCCGGCCCTGGACGCAGGCCGCCACGACTTCCAGTTGAGCACCCTTTTGGGCAGGGTTCTGCCCCCCGAGGAAAACCTCAAGCTCCAAAGGGAGAATGGCTGGATTCCTCCGGTTCGGGAAATCTACCCGCTGATCATCGGCGGAATGAGCTTCGGCGCCCTTTCCCCCACCATGTGGGAAGGGCTCCAGATGGGCGTCACCTATCTGAACGAAGAAGTGGGCATGCCCGTGGTCATCAGCACAGGTGAAGGCGGATGCCCTCCCCGGCTGCTCAGGTCCCGCTTTCTCAAATACGTGATTCTGCAGATCGCCTCCGGGTATTTCGGATGGGACGAAATCATTCACGCCCTGCCTGAAATGAAGGTGGACCCCTGCGCCGTGGAAATCAAGTACGGCCAGGGCGCCAAGCCCGGCGACGGCGGCCTGTTGATGTGGCACAAGGTCAACAAGCTCATCGCGGCTATCCGCGGCGTACCCCAGGGCGTCAGCCTTCCCAGCCCGCCCACGCACCAGACCAAGTATTCCATTGAAGAGGCGGTGGCCAAGATGATCCAGTCCATGTCCATGGCCTGGGGATTCCGCGTGCCTGTCTATCCCAAGATTTCGGCCACCTCCACCTCCGGCGCCGTGTTGAACAACCTGGCCCGCAACTCCATTGCGGCGGGCCTGGCCATCGACGGCGAGGACGGCGGAACCGGCGCAGCCTACAACGTGTCCATGGACCACATGGGCCACCCCATCGCCAGCAACATCAGGGACTGCTACCTGAATCTGGTCAAAATCGGCAAGCAGAACGAACTGCCCCTGTTCGCAGGCGGCGGCGTGGGCAAGCGCGGCAACCTGGCCGCCAACGCCGCGGCCCTCATCATGCTGGGCGCCAGCGGCGTGCAGACCGGCAAGTACGTCATGCAGGCGGCCGCCGGCTGCCTGGGCAGCGAAACGGACCGTTGCAACATCTGCAACATCGGCCGTTGCCCCAAGGGCATCACCTCCCAGGATCCCAGGCTTTACAGAAGACTGGATCCCGAACAGGTCGCCCAGCGTTTGGTGGACATGTACCTGTCCTTTGATACGGAGTTGAAAAAGATCGTGGCGCCCTTGGGAAGATCCACCTCCCTGCCCATCGGCATGTCCGACGCTTTGGGGATCAACGACTACAATATCGCGCAGAGGCTGAGCATCGACTACGTGGTTTAA
- a CDS encoding class II glutamine amidotransferase produces MCRLFAMTSDEPFSPLVAAKALDVMREGHDGSGVGLFLSDLSGPFEDLKDAPVLSGIFTSKGLKKLDVHMMELGFTTKYKVTIKAPKPAPPGVPQRDVYLIRAYEYPDEWHAYSAERRAFELMKVRLDLRGMGEADGDMIVFSFWPDAIMIKEIGDPLTVVQHLGLDRKELMARVIMAQGRQNTNYAINLYACHPFFIQGICTMTNGENTAFVPIKEYLSSRGFPGYMGYNSDSEVFAHILHYSTYQLGLPLEAYKHVITPLSDDEMGDHPNKAFLKQLRQTCRRLIIDGPNCVIGCLPNKSLFMVQDRKKLRPGIVGGRPGCYAFSSEECGLDAVIPDRDKSLDFQPMHLDTAIVSSDRQEVHICRQTQSLPQALCA; encoded by the coding sequence ATGTGCCGTTTATTTGCCATGACTAGCGACGAGCCTTTCTCCCCGTTGGTGGCGGCCAAGGCTTTGGACGTGATGCGGGAAGGTCATGACGGCTCGGGCGTGGGGCTCTTTCTCTCCGACCTGAGCGGTCCTTTTGAAGACCTTAAAGATGCTCCGGTGCTCTCCGGGATTTTTACATCCAAAGGTTTGAAAAAGCTGGATGTCCACATGATGGAATTGGGCTTCACCACCAAGTACAAGGTGACCATCAAGGCGCCCAAGCCCGCGCCTCCGGGCGTTCCTCAGCGGGATGTATACCTTATCAGAGCCTATGAGTACCCCGACGAATGGCATGCATACAGCGCAGAAAGACGGGCGTTTGAATTAATGAAAGTGCGCCTGGACCTCCGCGGGATGGGCGAGGCCGACGGAGACATGATCGTCTTCAGCTTCTGGCCGGACGCCATCATGATCAAGGAAATCGGCGACCCCCTGACCGTTGTCCAGCATCTTGGCCTGGACCGGAAGGAGCTCATGGCAAGGGTCATTATGGCCCAAGGCAGGCAGAACACCAACTACGCCATCAACCTGTACGCCTGCCACCCCTTTTTCATCCAGGGGATCTGCACCATGACCAACGGGGAAAACACGGCGTTCGTGCCCATCAAGGAATACCTCTCTTCCAGAGGATTCCCCGGATACATGGGCTACAACTCCGACTCCGAGGTGTTCGCGCACATTCTCCATTATTCGACATATCAGTTGGGGCTTCCCTTGGAAGCATACAAACATGTCATCACCCCCTTGTCCGACGACGAGATGGGCGATCACCCCAACAAGGCCTTCCTGAAACAGCTCAGGCAGACCTGCCGGAGGCTGATTATCGACGGCCCCAACTGCGTCATCGGGTGCCTGCCCAACAAGTCCCTGTTCATGGTTCAGGACCGGAAAAAGCTCCGTCCCGGCATCGTGGGCGGCAGGCCGGGCTGCTACGCGTTCTCTTCCGAGGAATGCGGGCTGGACGCGGTGATTCCCGATCGCGACAAGAGTTTGGATTTTCAACCAATGCATTTGGATACGGCAATAGTTTCATCGGATCGTCAGGAGGTTCACATATGCAGGCAGACACAATCATTACCCCAAGCACTCTGTGCGTAA
- a CDS encoding glutamate synthase-related protein: protein MRFSKSNDAIGTTNRGNPTESSLCTLCRADCQGKCETWMSGLVGRKLLYPRDFGLVTAGANNTTHVGVSYNSLRIQGYAYGAHGLSQGLSNDPDDCIFPNVSLETEFGQEIKTKARIPMMTGALGSTFIAAKYWDSFSIGGALCGIPVVIGENVVGVDRQSQIQPGLEKKGKIKSAPELERRINGYLRYYDGYGAIIVQLNVEDTRNGVAEFVVDKYGDKCIIELKWGQGAKDIGGEIQVTSLDYALFLKERGYVVDPDPAKPEVQTAFKEGAIKSFARHSRLGGTNLSSVDKVQEDFMSSVDYLRSIGFKRITLKTGSYGMEELAMAIKFATVAKLDLLTIDGSGGGTGMSPWNMMQSWGVPSINLHSKAYEYASILAAKGERVVDMSFAGGFALEDHIFKAIALGSPYTKLVCMGRAIMIPGFLGSNIEGALHPERREAVCGNWDSLPKTVSSIGNCPEEIFASYFDVEKKVGKDEMKHIPYGAIAFYTMADKLSCGLQQLMAGARKFRIDQITRNDIFAGNRETAAETGITHITDANDESARKILNS, encoded by the coding sequence ATGCGTTTTTCAAAAAGCAACGACGCCATCGGAACCACCAATCGCGGCAATCCCACGGAATCCAGCTTGTGCACCCTGTGCCGGGCGGACTGCCAGGGCAAGTGCGAAACCTGGATGTCCGGCCTGGTTGGCCGTAAACTGTTGTATCCCCGGGATTTTGGACTGGTCACCGCCGGCGCCAACAACACCACCCACGTGGGGGTTTCGTACAACTCCCTGCGCATTCAGGGCTATGCCTACGGCGCTCACGGCTTAAGCCAGGGGCTTTCCAACGACCCTGACGACTGCATCTTCCCCAACGTCAGCCTGGAGACGGAATTCGGCCAGGAAATCAAGACCAAGGCCCGCATCCCCATGATGACAGGCGCATTGGGATCCACCTTCATCGCGGCAAAATACTGGGACTCCTTCTCCATCGGCGGCGCCCTGTGCGGCATCCCTGTGGTAATCGGCGAAAACGTGGTGGGTGTTGACAGACAGTCCCAGATTCAGCCCGGCCTGGAGAAAAAAGGCAAGATCAAAAGTGCGCCCGAACTGGAAAGGCGCATCAACGGATATTTGCGCTACTATGATGGATACGGCGCGATTATAGTTCAGCTTAACGTGGAAGACACCCGCAACGGCGTGGCCGAATTTGTGGTGGATAAATACGGCGATAAATGCATCATCGAACTTAAGTGGGGCCAAGGCGCCAAAGACATCGGCGGCGAAATTCAGGTGACCAGCCTGGACTACGCCCTGTTCCTGAAAGAACGCGGATACGTTGTGGACCCCGACCCCGCCAAGCCCGAGGTCCAGACCGCTTTCAAGGAAGGCGCCATCAAGTCTTTTGCACGTCACAGCCGTTTGGGCGGAACCAACCTGAGCTCCGTGGACAAGGTGCAGGAAGACTTTATGTCCAGCGTGGACTATCTGCGCAGCATCGGCTTCAAACGCATCACCCTGAAGACCGGCTCCTACGGCATGGAAGAACTGGCCATGGCCATCAAGTTCGCCACGGTCGCCAAACTGGACCTGCTGACCATCGACGGCTCCGGCGGCGGCACCGGCATGAGCCCCTGGAACATGATGCAGTCCTGGGGCGTGCCCTCCATCAACCTGCACTCCAAAGCCTATGAATACGCCTCCATTTTGGCGGCCAAGGGCGAAAGAGTTGTGGACATGTCCTTCGCCGGCGGCTTCGCCCTGGAAGACCATATATTCAAGGCCATCGCCCTGGGCTCCCCCTACACCAAACTGGTGTGCATGGGCCGGGCCATCATGATCCCGGGCTTTTTGGGCTCCAACATCGAAGGCGCCCTCCATCCGGAACGCCGGGAAGCGGTTTGCGGCAACTGGGACTCCCTGCCCAAGACCGTCTCCTCCATCGGAAACTGCCCCGAGGAAATCTTCGCTTCGTACTTTGACGTGGAAAAGAAGGTGGGCAAGGACGAAATGAAGCACATTCCCTACGGCGCCATTGCATTCTACACCATGGCCGACAAGCTCTCCTGCGGACTGCAGCAACTTATGGCCGGCGCCAGGAAATTCCGGATCGACCAAATCACCCGAAACGACATTTTCGCCGGCAACCGGGAAACCGCAGCAGAGACGGGCATCACGCACATCACGGACGCCAACGACGAAAGCGCCAGAAAAATCCTCAACTCCTAA